The genome window TGATTCATGGAATGGACCCGAAAAGAGCGGATTTAAAATTGTAGAGGATAGCTCTAGCGGAACCCTTGATATTGCAATTCAAGGACTTCCAGCTCATGGGAGCACTCCTGAACTTGGTGTAAACGCTTTACTTTGTCTTATCGATATTTTGTCAAAAGTAAACTTAGGTGGAGAACAAGCATCTTTTGTGAAGGCTCTTCAAAAGGTTGTTGGTTTTGAAACTGATGGGACTTCGCTGGGAGTTGCTATGGAAGACAGCATTTCTGGGCCATTGACTGTCTGTCTTGGAACCATGCATGGCGACGATTCAGGCATTTCATTTACTTTGAACCTACGCTATCCCGTAACGAAAAAGCGGGAAGAAGTGTTGCCCTTTCTTACGGAAACACTGGAAAATGCAGGTATAGAGGTTGCAGATGTTCGACATGCAGCACCCCTTTATGTTGATCCGGAATCGGAATTGATTCAGACTCTCAAAAAGGTCTATGAGGATCAGACAGGGTTGAAAGCAGAATTATTGGCTATTGGCGGTGGAACGTATGCTAAAGCTATGCCAAACGTAGTTGCATTTGGGCCAATTTTCCCCGGACAAACATATACGATTCATGAAGAAAACGAATGTTGGTCTATTGAAGATTTGGTGAAAAACGTAAAAATAATGGCTCACGCCATGGTGGAATTAGCTCGTTAACGTAAGGAGTAGACGTTATGAACGAAAAAAGGCCTTGTTGGAAAGGGTTTGATCTGTATTGTGAGAGGTTACAACAATTAAGCAGGGCTCTTCGCCACAGGAATTACAGGCTTTTTTTCGGAGGAGAGGTCGTATCTTTATCTGGCCTCTGGATGCAGAGAGTAGCTATGAGCTGGTTAGTCTATCGATTGACCAGCTCTGTTTTTCTTCTTGGTGCCGTTGATTTTGTTGGACAGCTTCCTGTTTTTTTTCTGGCTTCCTTTGCAGGCGTATATCTTGAAGGCTGGGATTTACGCCGAGTCATTATCATTTGTCAGATTTTAAGCATGGTACACGCCTTTCTTCTCGCAATTCTTACTCTTTCCGGAGTAGTTACCTATTGGCATATTATTGTTCTCAGTGTGTTGTTGGGAGTGGTAAATGCCTTTGAAATTCCTGCGCGACAGGCTTTTATTATTCATATGGTGGAAGACAGGCAAGATTTAGGAAATGCCATCGCATTAAATTCGTCTTTATTCAATGTGGCCCGTCTGCTTGGACCTTCTCTGGCTGGTGTTGTTATAGCGTTAGTAGGGGAAGGAATTTGTTTCTTGATGAATGGTTTCAGTTACGGTGCGACACTTTGGGCTCTTTTTGCGATGAGATTGAAACGTGGAGGTCGTACCTTTACGGAGAAAAGGCCTCTCCTTGAAAATTTTTTCGAAGGGATTGCCTATGTTCGGGGTTTTTTCCCTATTCGTGCTGCGCTGATGGCCCTTGTTGTCGTAAGCTTTTTTGGACTTCCCTACCTTGTTTTGCTTCCGGTTTTTGCTAAGGATATTTTGTCAGGTGGTCCTCAGACACTGGGATTTCTTACAGCTGCAAGTGGAATGGGAGCATTGGGTGGTTCCTTTATGCTTGCTCTTCGTAAAACCCCTGTAGGTTTAGGAAAAATAATGGCTCTCGCCATGTCTGGATTCGGCATATGCGTTGCTCTTTTTGCCTTCTCGCGGTGGTTCCCTTTTTCTTTGCTTCTTATGGCAGGCATAGGGTTTACCATGATCTCTTCTATGGTTGCCGGAAACACGCTGATTCAAACACTTGTAGACGATGATAAGAGGGGGCGCGTTATGAGTCTCTTCATCGTAGCATTAACGGGAATCGCTCCTTTCGGAAGTCTTTTCGCCGGTTGGTTGGCCTCAAAAATAGATGCTCCTCTTACTTTGGCATGTGGCGGCTTTATATGTGTTGGTATGGGAGGATGGTTATGGAAAAAATATCCCGTTCTTTGGGAATATGCTGAACCCGTCTACAAAAAGCTTCATCTTATTGATTAAAAGGAGGTGCCCTGGTGAAACGGGAGAAGTACGTTATTATCGGTGGCGATGCGGCGGGAATGACAGCAGCAGGACAAATACGAAAGTTACAGCCTAAATCTCAAATTGTTGTATACGAACGCTCCCCTCACACATCCTATTCAGCATGCGGTATGCCATATCTTATAGGCGGGCTTGTTGAAAATGACACAAAACTCATTGTTCGTACGCCAGAAGAATTCATGGCGAAAAAAAATATTGAAGCCTTTGTTTTCCATGAAGTTCTTAGTGTCGATATTAAAGCCCGGACACTGGAAGTCTTAAATATACAGACAGGTAAACTTTTTACAGAGTCTTTTGATTCTCTGCTTTTTGCTACTGGGGCTGAGCCAATTCGTCCCCCCATAGAAGGAATTGACGGAGAGGGCGTTTTTTCGTTAAGTGTCTTGCAGGATGGTCTCAGACTTCAGCGTTTTATTGAAGAAAACAATCCTCAAAAAGCTGTAATTGTAGGAGGCGGCTACATTGGTCTTGAAATGGCGGAGGCTTTCTGCCGACGAGGTATGAATGTTAGTCTCGTAGACCGTTCTTTTCAGGTTATGAATACTTTCGATATAGATATGGCAGACCATATTGCCGATGCTATTCAGCACGTAGGAACATCTCTCTACCTTGGAGAAACCCTTAAGGCTATTGAATATAATAATAATCGTATTAAGGCTGCTATAACTGACCAGCGAAATATTCCTGCTGATATTGTTATTCTTGGACTCGGCGTTCGTCCGCACTCTAAATTGGCTAAAGAGGCCGGATTACCCCTAGGCGTGAAGGATTCTATTTTGGTAAACCAAATGATGGAAACGGAGATCGAGGATATCTGGGCTGCTGGCGATTGTGCGCAGACGTGGCATCTCGTTACAAATAAGCCTTTTTGGGTGGCCCTAGGATCTGTTGCCAATAAGACGGGCAGAATTGCCGGTATAAATATGGCTGGCGGAAAAGAGCATTTCCCAGGAGTTGTAGGAACTGCGGTAAGTAAGCACTGTGATCTCGAAGTGGCCAGAACGGGTTTATCTGAAAAGGAACTTGAAGATCTCGATTTCCATTACGAAACGGTGACAATAAAGAGCAAAGTTCAAGCAGGATATTATCCCGGTGCGGGAGATATTCATGTGAAAATGATTGCAGAAGTTCCTGGTGGGCGTGTTCTCGGAGCTCAGATTGTTGGCGCTCATGGAGCAGCTAAAAGAATAGACGTTGTGGCTACGGCTATTAGTGCTCAAATGACTGTTCGTCAGCTAATTGATCTGGACTTAGGCTATGCGCCGCCTTTTTCTCTACCGTGGGATCCTATTCAAATTGCGGCACGTCAGCTATTGTAAAATACACTGTAATCAGGCAAGAAAAGAGGGCCCTTAAAGGCCCTCTTTCAAATTTAATTCGATTGTGGAGTTGTAGCATCAAGTCTCTGGTTGAACATCCAGCGAGAAACTTCCTGTCGAAAGCCTAGAATTTTCTCATGAAGAGATCTGGCTTTTTCTCTATTGATCTGAGGCTGTGAAAGTTCCAGCTGCATTTCCAATCTAGCTCTTCTCATTTCATTCCACTTATTCTGTATCTCTTGTGGAACATTTACGTTTCTATTATAGCGATATCCGTCGGAGTTCCTGAAATGTGCTCTAGGACCGTACCCAGGGCCGTATCCTGGTCCCTCCGAATTGTAATATCCCATATTGCAACCAGCGCTGGGACCAAATCCAAAACTTCTGTTGCTCCAGTTCCCTCCATGAGCCCAAGCTGCTCCAGCTAACGCTACGAGAGCCACAATTGTAATAAGAAAAATAGTCTTCTTCATAGTTAAAAACTCCTCCTTTTCAGTTGGTAATCATATTTTAAAACCCTGGGGGAGTTTAGGTATCGTGAGAATATGCAATGATGATTAAGCATTTCTACCGACTTCTAGTTTAAGGAATAGGGCCAGCCCATAATGCCACCTTCCAGAATCGCAATGTTTTTAAATCCAAGGCGTTTGAGAATGGAGTAGGCATCCCATCCGCGTACGGAAATTTTACAGAAAGCAATAATTTCACGATCTTTTGGCAACTCTGGAGCTTTATCCCACAAAGCTCCCAACGGAATATGAACGAATTCATAAGGGATGCGTCCCTGACTTTCTAATTCAGGTGCTGTTCGTACGTCGAGAAGAAGTGGCGTCGAAGATCCTTTCATTCGTTCTTGCAACTGAGAGGGGCTATAACTTTTGAGAAGTCCGTCAAGTTTGTTGCGAAGTACATTTGCGCCATGGGTAAGAGGATCGAGAGCCGTGGAATAGGGCGGCGCGTAAGCAAGATCTGTATCTGCTAATTGGTCTACCGTAAGTTCTCCAGTTACGGCAGCTGCCAAAACGTCAAGACGTTTATCAATTTTTCCCGGACCAAAAAATTGGCCTCCGATTACTTTTCGTGTTTTTCGATCTGCTACAAGTCTGAAAGTAAGCATGCTCGCACCTGGCATGAAGTGGGGTATATCAGCATCAACTACCGTAACTGCTACTGGATCATATCCGGATTTTCGGGCTTGAGCTTCATTTAAACCGGTTTTTCCTGCTGTATATTCAAAGAGTTTCATAACGGCTGTACCGATAACGCCATTAAAAGTTGAATTCATGCCAGCTATATTGTCTGCGATTACCCGACCATGACGATTGGCAGCAGACCCCATAGGTTGCCATGTTGTTGCTCCTGTTAATGTATTTCGTACCTCAACGCAATCCCCTCCAGCATAAATATAGGGATCGCTTGTTCTCATATGTTCATCAACAAGAATACCTCCGCGGTCTCCTATATCAAGGCCTGCTTCTTTAGCCATAAGAGTGTTAGGACGAACGCCAATGGCCATTAAAACCATATCTGCATCAATGATGCGCTGATCGGTTTTAACTCCCGTAACAACGCCACCTTCCCCCATAATTTCAGTTACTCGTTCTCCACCATAAAAATCAATGTTCTTTTGTGCGAGAACTTTCATCATAAGGTGACCGAAATCTTCATTCAGCATCGCTGGTAGGGGGGTTTTCAGAACGTCGATAACAGATACGTGAATTCCTCTGTTATGAAGTGCTTCTACAACTTCCATCCCAATAAGCCCACCACCGATGACGACAGCACTTTTAATAGATCCGCTGTCAATTGCTGCTTTCATGGCCAGGGCGTCTGGCATGTTCCAAAGGGTAAAAACTTGTTCCAGATCAGCACCTTGAATGGGGGGTCTTATGGGGCTTGCTCCTGTGGCCAGCACTAGAGTGTCATAAGAGAGCTTTTTTTCTTCCCCGGAATTCAGGTCAGTAACAGCTACTTTTTTATTTTCGCGATCAATGCGTGTAGCCATATGGCGAACGAGAACATCAACGTGCTTAACCTTTCGGAAAAATCCTGCGTCGCGTACAACGCCGATAGGCGTAGACGTTAATTCCTTATAGTCTTTTACGACGTCTCCAACGTAATACGGTAATCCACATCCTGCATAACTTAGAAAATCACCTTTTTCGATCATTGTAACGTCTGCATCAGGATCGATTCTC of Aminobacterium sp. MB27-C1 contains these proteins:
- a CDS encoding MFS transporter, with amino-acid sequence MNEKRPCWKGFDLYCERLQQLSRALRHRNYRLFFGGEVVSLSGLWMQRVAMSWLVYRLTSSVFLLGAVDFVGQLPVFFLASFAGVYLEGWDLRRVIIICQILSMVHAFLLAILTLSGVVTYWHIIVLSVLLGVVNAFEIPARQAFIIHMVEDRQDLGNAIALNSSLFNVARLLGPSLAGVVIALVGEGICFLMNGFSYGATLWALFAMRLKRGGRTFTEKRPLLENFFEGIAYVRGFFPIRAALMALVVVSFFGLPYLVLLPVFAKDILSGGPQTLGFLTAASGMGALGGSFMLALRKTPVGLGKIMALAMSGFGICVALFAFSRWFPFSLLLMAGIGFTMISSMVAGNTLIQTLVDDDKRGRVMSLFIVALTGIAPFGSLFAGWLASKIDAPLTLACGGFICVGMGGWLWKKYPVLWEYAEPVYKKLHLID
- a CDS encoding FAD-dependent oxidoreductase, encoding MKREKYVIIGGDAAGMTAAGQIRKLQPKSQIVVYERSPHTSYSACGMPYLIGGLVENDTKLIVRTPEEFMAKKNIEAFVFHEVLSVDIKARTLEVLNIQTGKLFTESFDSLLFATGAEPIRPPIEGIDGEGVFSLSVLQDGLRLQRFIEENNPQKAVIVGGGYIGLEMAEAFCRRGMNVSLVDRSFQVMNTFDIDMADHIADAIQHVGTSLYLGETLKAIEYNNNRIKAAITDQRNIPADIVILGLGVRPHSKLAKEAGLPLGVKDSILVNQMMETEIEDIWAAGDCAQTWHLVTNKPFWVALGSVANKTGRIAGINMAGGKEHFPGVVGTAVSKHCDLEVARTGLSEKELEDLDFHYETVTIKSKVQAGYYPGAGDIHVKMIAEVPGGRVLGAQIVGAHGAAKRIDVVATAISAQMTVRQLIDLDLGYAPPFSLPWDPIQIAARQLL
- a CDS encoding FAD-dependent oxidoreductase gives rise to the protein MSKKIVIVGGVACGAKTAARLMRIDPDADVTMIEKGDFLSYAGCGLPYYVGDVVKDYKELTSTPIGVVRDAGFFRKVKHVDVLVRHMATRIDRENKKVAVTDLNSGEEKKLSYDTLVLATGASPIRPPIQGADLEQVFTLWNMPDALAMKAAIDSGSIKSAVVIGGGLIGMEVVEALHNRGIHVSVIDVLKTPLPAMLNEDFGHLMMKVLAQKNIDFYGGERVTEIMGEGGVVTGVKTDQRIIDADMVLMAIGVRPNTLMAKEAGLDIGDRGGILVDEHMRTSDPYIYAGGDCVEVRNTLTGATTWQPMGSAANRHGRVIADNIAGMNSTFNGVIGTAVMKLFEYTAGKTGLNEAQARKSGYDPVAVTVVDADIPHFMPGASMLTFRLVADRKTRKVIGGQFFGPGKIDKRLDVLAAAVTGELTVDQLADTDLAYAPPYSTALDPLTHGANVLRNKLDGLLKSYSPSQLQERMKGSSTPLLLDVRTAPELESQGRIPYEFVHIPLGALWDKAPELPKDREIIAFCKISVRGWDAYSILKRLGFKNIAILEGGIMGWPYSLN